The Terriglobales bacterium DNA segment GCGCAGGCCCAAGCACTTCTGGGTGTACATCCTGACCAACCGGCCGCGGTCGCACGTGCTCTATACCGGCATTACCAGCGACCTCCCACACCGTGTCTTCCAGCACAAGAACAAGCTCCTCCCCGGCTTCACCAGCCGCTACAACCTGACCCGGCTGGTGTACTGCGAGATGTTCTATCGCGCCGGCGATGCCATCGCCCGAGAGAAGGAGATCAAAGGCTGGCTACGCATCAAGAAGATCCGGTTAATCGAGGCGATGAACCCGCGCTGGGAGGACTTGGCGGCGAGGTGGGGAGAGCAGTACAAACCCGCCTGTTAGCCGACATTTCTAGCACTGCGCGCGAGGTCCTTCGGCCCTAAAGGGCCTCAGGATGACACCTTCAAGGGCGTGGACACTGCGCGCGAGATCCTTCGCGGCCTGAAGGCCGCTCAGGATGACGCCTTCAAGGGCGTGGGCACTGCACGCGAGATCCTTCGCGGCCTGAAGGCCGCTCAGGATGACGCCTTCCTGTGAGATATACTATTTAGACAGCAGTTGACACACAGCATTATGTGCGATACTCTAGAAGCCGAAGTTGAGCACGAGCATGGCTTCCCCGAGAGTCCCCCGCAACGCTTCCCCTCCCTCCTCTTCCAAGGCTTCCACGCCCAAGTTCCCCGCGGCGCCAAAGGCGACAGCCAAGTTCGACCGGGTGGCGCGGGGGGAGTGGGCCGAACTGGCTTTCATGGCCAAGGCGGCCAGCCTGGGGCTGGTGGCCTGCAAGCCCCCGGGCAACAGCCGTCCCTTCGACTTCCTGGTCTATGTCCCCGGAGTGCACGCGGCGCGGGTGCAGGTGAAGTCGGCGTGGTCGAAGTGCCCCAACAAGTACCGCATCAAGGCCACGCGGCACAACCGCGCCTACAAGGCGTCGGAGGTGGACGTCTTCGTGGTGTACATCGTCCCGGAGAACGCCTGGTACGTGGTGCCGGCGCGGGTCATGAACAAGATGCGCGGATCGTGGTTCTTTCCGCATGTCCCCAACAGCCGCAGCAAGTTCGAGAAGTATAGAGAGGCGTGGTGGCGGCTGACGGAGCCGAAGCAGCGGCGGGAGATGCGGGTGGATCTGTACGCCTGCGCGGACGAGCAGTGGCCGGTGGCCAGTGATCAGTGGTCAGAGAACGCGGCAGGGAGGGTGTCCTTGGTGGCCCTGCGTGTCCTTGGTGGTGAGATTTGAAAAGCTAACCACGAAGGGCACGACGGTACACGAAGCGGTCTCCGGTGACCTCCGACTCCTCTTCAGCATAGCCGAGTCGGCTGTGCCACACGAGCCGCTGACCACTGACCCCTAGCCACTGACCACTGCTCTTCCATGTCCCCAGAGCTGGACCACGGCCACGCCGGCGAGGGAAATGGCGCCGCCCAGCAGGGAGAGCGCCCGCGGCACCTCGCCCAGCCACAGCCAGGCGATCCCGATGGCGAGTACGGGGATGACGTAGAGCACGCTGACGGCGCGGGTGGCGGCGGCGCGCGCCAGGTAGTAGCCGTACAAGACGTAGGCGATGGCGGCGGGAAAGATCCCCATGTAGAGGCAGGCCAGGGTGGCGGCCAGGGGCGCGCGCGGCAGAGTGTGCGGCAGGCTCCACGCGAAGGGGAGCAGGAAGAGGGTCCCGAACCACATGGTGTAGGCGGTGAACTGGAGGGCGCCGTAGCGCACCAGGTAGCGCTTCTGCACGATGGTGTAGATGGAAGAGGCGATGGCGGCGGCCAGAATAAGGAGGGCGTGCAGGTTGAGGCGCAGTCCTCCG contains these protein-coding regions:
- a CDS encoding GIY-YIG nuclease family protein yields the protein RRPKHFWVYILTNRPRSHVLYTGITSDLPHRVFQHKNKLLPGFTSRYNLTRLVYCEMFYRAGDAIAREKEIKGWLRIKKIRLIEAMNPRWEDLAARWGEQYKPAC
- a CDS encoding group I intron-associated PD-(D/E)XK endonuclease; this encodes MASPRVPRNASPPSSSKASTPKFPAAPKATAKFDRVARGEWAELAFMAKAASLGLVACKPPGNSRPFDFLVYVPGVHAARVQVKSAWSKCPNKYRIKATRHNRAYKASEVDVFVVYIVPENAWYVVPARVMNKMRGSWFFPHVPNSRSKFEKYREAWWRLTEPKQRREMRVDLYACADEQWPVASDQWSENAAGRVSLVALRVLGGEI
- a CDS encoding DMT family transporter codes for the protein MSTSPSPPSPRALVALAISLVLWASAFAGIRAGLRGYSPAEVALLRYATGSLVLAAYAALVRMRLPAPRDLPGLALTGALGFTAYNLLLNYGEVTVAAGAASLLVASMPIWSSLLARFFLADRLRPLGWLGILVSFAGVALIAAGEAGGLRLNLHALLILAAAIASSIYTIVQKRYLVRYGALQFTAYTMWFGTLFLLPFAWSLPHTLPRAPLAATLACLYMGIFPAAIAYVLYGYYLARAAATRAVSVLYVIPVLAIGIAWLWLGEVPRALSLLGGAISLAGVAVVQLWGHGRAVVSG